CGCGCATCTGCCACGGCTCGCGTCCGAAACGCGGCGCTCGACTTGCGACCAATCTTCGGATCCGCCGCGACCATCTGCCTCTTTGCAGCCTTCGCCCTAACGCCGGCGTCCGAATTCCTCGCACGTCTGCGGGGCCGCCTTCAATCGAAAGCAAACCTTGAGAGGGGAAAGATATGAGAACAGTTCTGGCGCTGATCGCAATTCTGCTCGCCGCGCCGGCGTTGGCGCACGGTCCGACGCCGATCAAGGTCGACGAGACGATCGTCATCGCCGCAGAGCCCAAAGCCGTGTGGGCTGTCGCCGCCAAGTTCGATGGACTCGCGAACTGGCATCCGGACGTCCAGTCCGTCAAGGCGAAGGGCGGCGACGCCGCCGGAGCCGAGCGCGAAATCACGCTGAAAAACGGCGCTATGCTGAAGGAGGGGCTCGATGAATATGATCCATCGGCTTTCAAGTACAGCTATCGCATGTCTGATCCAAACCTGGACGCTCTGCCGGTCAGCTCTTATTCGGTGACCTTTACGATCGAGCCTGCCGCTGGCGGCGGCAGTCAGGTGAAGTGGTATGGCCGACTTTATCGCGGCGATACGAGCAACGAACCGCCGGAAAACCTGAACGACGATGCGGCGCGCACGGCGATGTCGACGTTTCTGCGCAACGGTCTACAGGGCTTGAAACAGAAAGTCGAAGGCAAATAGCGGGTATCGATGGCTCAGTCTTTCGCCGCTTTAATTGCGGGTCTCTTTCTCCTCTTCGCTATCTCCGGCGAAGGGGAGCACGGCCCAGAGGCAAGCGATATGAGCGATTCTAAGCAGAACCATGCAGGGCGTTAACGGTTTGGTGTCGTCAATGTCGTCGCCCCCGCGCTCGAATCGCTTAGACGAACTTCATCGCAATCTCGTTTTTGACGGCGATACGCACAAGATCCGCCTTGGAGCGGGCGCCCAATTTGCGTTTGATCAGGATGCAGTTGTTGGCGACCGTCTTGTACGAGATTTTGAGGATATGGGCGATCTCCGCCATATCCTTTCCTTCCGCGAGGTTCCGGAGAATTTCGATCTCGCGATTGCTTAACACGTCGAGTGGGTTTTTCACGCGCTCTCGATCGGCGAACGCTAGCTTGAGAGCGAGTTCATTGGAAAGATAGCGTTCGCCGGCCGCAACGGCTCTCAGGGCTTTGAGAAGGGCCCTCGGATCCTCATTCTTGGTCAAATAGCCATGCGCCCCGTGCTCAATAGCTCGTGCGGCAAAGCCGGGATCGTCGTTCATGGTGAAGACGAGGATTTTGGCGCTTGGATTTGTTTTAAGAAGCCGTCGTAAGAGATCGAGGCCTGATGTGCCCGGAAGATTAATATCCAAAACCACGACGTCTGGCGCTCCCGAGGAAAATGCTTCGAGAGCTTCGTCCGCATCGTGTGCTTCAAGCACTTCGATGTCGGCCTGTTCCGAGAGCATGCCGCGGCATCCCTCGATCACCATCGGATGGTCGTCGATAATCAGTACGCGCATGGGGATGTTTCGCCTACTCCGAGCTAAATGGTTCTTGAGAAAACGAACGAACTTGTCAATCGTCATGTCGGCGGTCCAACTTCTCGGGCAAATAGTCACCATGAAGGCGTCAACATGATTTCCCTGAAAGCGAGCTCGAACTGGCTTGTCTCCGTCGCGCTCATTGCGACGCTTTTAATTAATTTGCTGGTTCAGCTCTTGCATGCTGGTCCTCGAATTCGGGCTGAAGCGGGAAGTAATCTGCGGTTGACCCGGGAATTTGTCCTGAAATCCATAGCAAATATTCCCGAAACCGATAATCCGGTTCCACCTTTGCAAAGCCTGTTCGCGAACCTAGGCGACCTTCGACACGTCGAAATCAAAATCCTGGGAGCGAAGGATCCGACCCCGGGCCACTGGTCACAGCTCAACCATGACCGTTATCATGATTTGCCGGAATGGTTCGTCAAGGTCGCTGGCGCGGCGCCGAGGGTTATCTTGATTCCCCTCGTTCGTGGTACGCATGACTATGGCCGGGTGGCGATCGTCTCTAACCCGCTCGACGAGTTGGAGGAAATCTGGAGTGACATGACCTGGCTCGCGTCGATCAGCGTCGTCGCGACATTGATGATCCTTATCGTCGTGATTTTTCTTATTCGCTTTGCGCTTTCTCCTTTCAACGCATTGCAGGCTGGACTTGCTGAGCTCGAAGCAGGGCGCTCAGGCGTTAAAATTCCAGTAAGAGGCGCTTCTGAATTTAGGAATATCTCCAACGCTCTAAACTCGCTCGCGGCGACGCTGGATCGAGTCAAGAACGAAAACAAGAGGCTCGTCAGCGAACTAATTGAGGTGCAGGATAATGAACGTAAAGAGATTGGTCGCGATTTACACGATGAAGCTGGTCCCTGCCTTTTTTCGATCCGTGCGGCTGTGACGGCTTTGCAGGATTCAGTTTCACAGGGCGTCTTGGATCGGGACCGAGTGGCGCATCTCTCCTCGATCATAGACAGGTCCAGCACAACGCTCCAGCTGTTGTTCAGGGGGCTGCTGGACAGGCTTAGGCCGAAGGGATTGACCGAGTTAGGATTGGAGCCTGCCTTGAGAAGCCTTTTCGCAACCTGGGAATTGAGTCATCCGGAGGTCGCCCTTAGACTGGCGCTCCCTCATGACCTGTCTTCATTAGACAAAAATACCGCCTTCACCGCATACCGAATCGTCCAGGAGGGGGTGACGAATATCTTTCGCCATGCGAACGCCGACTGGGGACAAGTCAAATTGAACTTTGCGTTGGGAGACGTCGGCGCAAAGGAGACGGATGCGGATCAAGACAGCGAGCCGCGACTCGAAATTTGTATTGAAGACAATGGCGCTGGCATTTCTGACAAGCCGAAGATGGGGATGGGTCTTCTTGGGATGCGAGAACGCGTCTACGCGCTTGGGGGCATGTTTGAAGTCACAAAGCGTTCGGCGGGTGGGACTCTTGTGAGAGCGCTAATTCCCCTGGTAGAGGACGATGAGGAGGAATGATCCTGGTCAGGCTCAAAAGAGAGAAGCACGCAATAATCTTCAGTGAAGAGCAATGATTTCAGGAAAAACCGGAAAAATCAACCGGGAAAGTTTCCATCTACGCGGCAAGTGGCTGGAGTGTTATAGTCGCCAAATGCCCCGCCAGGGGATAAATATGGAGGGCTTCGCCATGTCTTGGTCTAATCCGGTGATCGTTGAAGTTTGCGTTGGCATGGAAGTCACTTGCTACGAGTCGGCCGAAATCTAATTTCGATCTTCTGTAGCGGGCAGCGCAGCTGCCCGCTACAAACAATTTTGATACCCTGTCAGAGGGTGACGCGGGCGGCTTGTTGGCTGCGAGCGGTGATATTCGAAGCGTCTGAGCTGTGCCGTCACTGCAATCTTGCATTTCGTTTCGGGCTGATCAAGCCCGAAAGTATCCAATTCCTTCACCTGGTGAAGGAAACCCTCCTGGGGCGACACGGAAACGATGAGTCGGCCGTCCGAAAGAAGAATGGGCTGACGCAACTGATTATTCCAGGAGCGCAAAGTCTGCCGCACGCCCTTGAAGGCGGCGATCGAGAAATCCGAGCTTTCCATATAGGCGCGCAGTTTTTCGACGTCGTTGGTCGCGGTCCGCGTGGCTGCTTCTCCGATCATTCGCATGGCGAGCCAGGCGTTGTTGTCGCGCGCATTCATCAAACGATGGAATGTCGCCATGAAGCGGTTCTGCAATTTATGGGCGCCCCATTGTTCATGCGAGGGGTCCCAATTGGTCGGATAGAGTCCCGCAGATCCGGCGACAGGGCGCGGATCCAATGTGTGATAGGGGAGGTAGCCGGCGAAGACCTCGCTCTCATCCGCCCCGACGAGCACATCGTAATTGGGCGCGCTCTGGGTGAGCGCCGGGATCTGACGTTGTGTTTGAACTGAGCCGGAATCACTGCGTCGTCCGCCGCCTGTATCTTCGTAAACGCGCTCCTCTACGATGTTGGCGCCAAACTTCTTGGCGGAGCGGCGATAGGCCTGCGCCAGTAGCTCGTCTTCTCGATGCGAGCCCTTGATAAGTAGCCATTTGCGCCACTGTTTCCAGACGAGATATTGCGCCAGGCCGTCGGCCAGCATGGACCGAGTGGGCGCGACACCGATGACATTGGCGCGGCAGTCCTCTTCGCGCAGCCGGTCGTCATGGGCCGAAACGTTGAAGAGCAGGGCGCCCTTCTCCTTGGCGCGCTCGCTTGCCGCAAGTAGGCGATCGGCAGGGAGGTCGGCAACGATGAAGCGCGCGCCTTTTTCGACGAGACTCTCCACGGTTACGTCGATGTCGGCGTCGCCCTCGAGCTTCGCGTCGAGCGCTTCGAATGACTGGTTCGTGAATTTCCCAGTTGTATTATTGTCCGCCGCGCCGAGCAGGGCGCCCGCGAGCGTGTCGTCGGCGGCAGGAATGTGGAGGATCGAGAGCGTTTCGCGCGAATGCGCCTGGCGCAGCACGCCGACCTTGATGGCGAGCGTTTCGGCCGCCGCGGCGGCGAGCTGCAAAAGACAAGCGGCGGCGAGGCTTTTCATGCCTTCTAAATGGCCGCTTTGGCGCGCGGTATCAAGTCGCGCGCCGCGCTCACCGTCAGCGGGTGACGCGCAGCAGGGCCTTGCCCTGTTTGAAGGCAAATTCCTTCTCGTCCAGTCTGACCTCATTGTCCTGGTCGGCGTCCTTGAAGAGGGCGGAGACCGCCGAAAGGAACTCGTCCTTCGTCAGCGTCCGTCCTATTGGGGTCGGCTGCGGCGAAGGACTCTTTCCCCAGCCGGCCTTGAAGCTGCTTCTTGTCAAGCGTGCCGTCGTTACCTCTCTCTAGCTTGCCGAAAAGCTCCTTGGCAGCCTTGTTCAACTCGTTGAGATCGACCGTTGAGCCATTGTCCGTGTCGAGGGTGGCGACAGGCGACGCCTTCGGCCTCTTTTTTGCGAGCGCGGGCGAGAGTGGGGCCACGAGCACCCCGGAGAGCGCGACCGCGCCGGCGAGAACCAATCTGTAGCTCTCGTTTTCAGCCCCACGATCGGGAAAAAATCCCGAGGTTTAATGGAGCCGATCTCGGTCCGCCAACCATGCGAGAAAAAAAGGCGGCCCCGAGGGGCCGCCAGTCAGTCGAGGTCAGTAGGTGAACTTGATGCCGCCGTATATGCCGGTCGGCGGGCCGAGCGAGACCATGCGCGGGTTGGTGTAGGTCAGGAAGGCGATGTCATTCGTGTCAAACCACGTGCCGAAGGTGCGGGCCCGGGTATTGGTGATATTCTCGAATAGGCCGTAGACCTGCAGGTTCGGCGTGATCTGATAGGAGGTCCGCAGGTTCAGCATGGCGTAGGATGGAAGCCTCGCCCCGATGTTGATCTCATCGCCGCGGATGTAGGAGCCGGCCGTGTATTGCACGTCCGCACCCACTCTCCACTGCGGAGTGACCGCATAGTCAGCGCCGGCCTTGAAGCGGTGCGGCGCGACCGACGACAGATTCGCGCCCGGCGTCACCGCGATCGAGCCATTGCCATAGAGTTGCGCCAGCGGATTGTCGGGCGCTCCGAGCACGATGTGCGAGCGGAACGTGGCGACCGTCATCGTATAGTTCGCGTAGGCAGAGAGGCGCTCGTCCGTATAACGCAGCGCAACTTCCACGCCCTCGCGCCGCGTCGAGCCGGCGTTGGTAAAGTAGCCGCGACCGTTGATGGTGCTCGGCACCGCGAGAATGTCGTTGAAATTGTTCGTGCGGAAAATACCGCCGCTCCAGGTCAGGACGCCAGGCAAATAATCTCCCGCAGCGGGCAAGACCTTGGGGATTTCGACCGTGCCGCGCATGCCGAATTCCGTCGTGTTCGACTCCACCTGCTTGAGCGGCGGATCGGCGACAAGGAAGGTGTCGATGAGGCAGGGACGCGCCGGATCGGAGCAGCCGAGTTCGAGCGGCGTCGGCGCGCGATTGGCTTCCGAATAGCTGCCGTAGGCGAAAGTGTTCGACAGAACCTCATAGGTCGCGCCTGCGACCGGATTGATGCGCGTAAACACGTCGGCGCCGTTCAAGGCCGTGCCGCGCAGGTCGTGAAGGCTGATCCCCGCGCGGTTGAAGCGCGCCCCGGCGGTGATCTTCAGCCGGTCGGTCACGTCGAGCGTGTCGAGCGCATAGACGCCGAGATAGGAATTGCCGGCCGTGACGTTGACCGGCGCGACCCCGCTCGCCAGCTCGTCGACGTAGTAGTTAATGCCGATCACGGAGAGGGTGGGGGGGATGATCCCCAGCTCCTGGTTCGCGGCGAAATACGACCAGCCCTGGTCCAGGCTGGCGCCGAAGGTGATCTTGTTGTGGAAGCCGAAATAAACGTCGTCGTTGGCCGCCTGCACTGTGCCGCCGATGGTGCGCGACCTAGTCCAAGTGCGGTCGATGGCGCCGAGCTGAACCTGGCCGTTGAAGAAATTCGGGATGGAGGTCGGATCGCCGAGATCGTTTTCGCAGAAGAGTTCCGGAGCTTCTCCCGGCTCCGGCGGTTCGCACTCGAACTCGGTCGTGTTGCCATCGACGCGGGCCTGACTGAAGGCGCGGTAATGGACGTCGCCGAAGAGCTTCCACGTCGGGCTCGCCTGCACATTGCCGTTCAGGTCGAACATCGACAGGGTGTTTTTCTGCGACTGGGGCACCGTGTAGACGGCCCAGGGATCGCGGGCGACGTCCTCGACCGCCGTCGGGCCCGTGCCGTTGATCTTGTTGCCGGCGAGAGTGACGTTGGCGTGAATCTCGGCGCTGTCGCCGCGATAGCCGACATCGCCGTAGAGGCGCTTGATGTGGGCTCCGGAGAAATAGCGGTAGCCGTTGTCGCCGAGCGCCTCCATGGCGAGATAGGCGGCGTAGGGACCGGACTGTATGCCGAACTGGCCATAGCCTTGCCGGCGGCCCCGGCTGCCGCCGCGCCCGTCGATCTCGAGGCCCTGCCACGTGAAGCCGTTCTTCATATCGAGGACAACGGCGCCGCCGATGGCGTTGAGGCCGAAAAGCGGGTTGCCGGTGACGACGGTGGAGCGGTCGATGGCGATACTGGGAATCATGTCCCAATAAACATTGTCGCCCCAGGCCTCGTTGATGCGGATGCCGTTCTGATAGACGGCGAGGCCCTGCGGCGTGCCGGCGATGGGCGAGGCAACGAAGCCGCGGAAGTCCACTTCCGGCTGAAGCGGATTGCCGGCCACGTCATTGACGCTTATGCCCGGTGACTGCCGAAAGAGATTCTCGGAGAATTCAAAGCCGCGGGTCTTTTGCAACTCCTTCGAAGACAGCGTGTAGGTGGCCGACGGGACTGCATATTGGATGACGACAGGAGAAACCTCGGCAGGCTCCAGGGCCGGCGACGCCGCTGAGGGGGCGGGCGTGTCTCGCGCGGCGACAGGTCGACTGGGGCCCTGCGCGGCGGAGGGCCTCGCAGGGCGCGGCGTCGTAGAGCGGAGCGGCGCGCCGCCAACTTCAATGGTCGGGAGCGTTTGCTGGGCCAATGCGCCGTTTGACACAATCGCGATCCCAAGCGCCACTAATGAGACTTGTTTCTTTGCAGCCATTTTTCAACCCGACTAACTTTCGATGCGTTCGGCGCAATATAGCCGCTCGGATTCACGATTTCGCCCTGACAGGCTCCAAGCTAAAAAACAAACCCATCGTGTTGCTTTCAGGACACGGTTTTCCATGTAAAATGAAGGGGTTGGGAAGTTTTCCCGGCCGACGCCGGGAAAACTTCCCGTCAGCCATTTCTCGAGGTTCAAGCATGCGAATACTCGTTATCGATCAGCCAATTATTGTCTCGGGAATCTCAGCGATGATTGGGGATGAACTCCACGTGGAACTAATCCATGCGAGTGATATCTTGAATGGGCTTGCCGCGTTTCGCCTTCGTAAACCGGAAGTCACAATAGCTGGAATGGCCGTCAATGGGGCCTCAGGCTTGGAGCTTACCCGGAAAATTCTCGAAATTGATCCGAATGCGCGAGTCATA
The sequence above is drawn from the Methylocystis echinoides genome and encodes:
- a CDS encoding response regulator, which gives rise to MRILVIDQPIIVSGISAMIGDELHVELIHASDILNGLAAFRLRKPEVTIAGMAVNGASGLELTRKILEIDPNARVILLGMSDDPIFLGRAMEVGAHAYLKKTDDPYLLFHALLEATVREAGSKSLPANADARCARLRDLRISAG
- a CDS encoding SRPBCC family protein, whose protein sequence is MRTVLALIAILLAAPALAHGPTPIKVDETIVIAAEPKAVWAVAAKFDGLANWHPDVQSVKAKGGDAAGAEREITLKNGAMLKEGLDEYDPSAFKYSYRMSDPNLDALPVSSYSVTFTIEPAAGGGSQVKWYGRLYRGDTSNEPPENLNDDAARTAMSTFLRNGLQGLKQKVEGK
- a CDS encoding ATP-binding protein gives rise to the protein MVLEKTNELVNRHVGGPTSRANSHHEGVNMISLKASSNWLVSVALIATLLINLLVQLLHAGPRIRAEAGSNLRLTREFVLKSIANIPETDNPVPPLQSLFANLGDLRHVEIKILGAKDPTPGHWSQLNHDRYHDLPEWFVKVAGAAPRVILIPLVRGTHDYGRVAIVSNPLDELEEIWSDMTWLASISVVATLMILIVVIFLIRFALSPFNALQAGLAELEAGRSGVKIPVRGASEFRNISNALNSLAATLDRVKNENKRLVSELIEVQDNERKEIGRDLHDEAGPCLFSIRAAVTALQDSVSQGVLDRDRVAHLSSIIDRSSTTLQLLFRGLLDRLRPKGLTELGLEPALRSLFATWELSHPEVALRLALPHDLSSLDKNTAFTAYRIVQEGVTNIFRHANADWGQVKLNFALGDVGAKETDADQDSEPRLEICIEDNGAGISDKPKMGMGLLGMRERVYALGGMFEVTKRSAGGTLVRALIPLVEDDEEE
- a CDS encoding ABC transporter substrate-binding protein — protein: MKSLAAACLLQLAAAAAETLAIKVGVLRQAHSRETLSILHIPAADDTLAGALLGAADNNTTGKFTNQSFEALDAKLEGDADIDVTVESLVEKGARFIVADLPADRLLAASERAKEKGALLFNVSAHDDRLREEDCRANVIGVAPTRSMLADGLAQYLVWKQWRKWLLIKGSHREDELLAQAYRRSAKKFGANIVEERVYEDTGGGRRSDSGSVQTQRQIPALTQSAPNYDVLVGADESEVFAGYLPYHTLDPRPVAGSAGLYPTNWDPSHEQWGAHKLQNRFMATFHRLMNARDNNAWLAMRMIGEAATRTATNDVEKLRAYMESSDFSIAAFKGVRQTLRSWNNQLRQPILLSDGRLIVSVSPQEGFLHQVKELDTFGLDQPETKCKIAVTAQLRRFEYHRSQPTSRPRHPLTGYQNCL
- a CDS encoding TonB-dependent receptor, with amino-acid sequence MAAKKQVSLVALGIAIVSNGALAQQTLPTIEVGGAPLRSTTPRPARPSAAQGPSRPVAARDTPAPSAASPALEPAEVSPVVIQYAVPSATYTLSSKELQKTRGFEFSENLFRQSPGISVNDVAGNPLQPEVDFRGFVASPIAGTPQGLAVYQNGIRINEAWGDNVYWDMIPSIAIDRSTVVTGNPLFGLNAIGGAVVLDMKNGFTWQGLEIDGRGGSRGRRQGYGQFGIQSGPYAAYLAMEALGDNGYRYFSGAHIKRLYGDVGYRGDSAEIHANVTLAGNKINGTGPTAVEDVARDPWAVYTVPQSQKNTLSMFDLNGNVQASPTWKLFGDVHYRAFSQARVDGNTTEFECEPPEPGEAPELFCENDLGDPTSIPNFFNGQVQLGAIDRTWTRSRTIGGTVQAANDDVYFGFHNKITFGASLDQGWSYFAANQELGIIPPTLSVIGINYYVDELASGVAPVNVTAGNSYLGVYALDTLDVTDRLKITAGARFNRAGISLHDLRGTALNGADVFTRINPVAGATYEVLSNTFAYGSYSEANRAPTPLELGCSDPARPCLIDTFLVADPPLKQVESNTTEFGMRGTVEIPKVLPAAGDYLPGVLTWSGGIFRTNNFNDILAVPSTINGRGYFTNAGSTRREGVEVALRYTDERLSAYANYTMTVATFRSHIVLGAPDNPLAQLYGNGSIAVTPGANLSSVAPHRFKAGADYAVTPQWRVGADVQYTAGSYIRGDEINIGARLPSYAMLNLRTSYQITPNLQVYGLFENITNTRARTFGTWFDTNDIAFLTYTNPRMVSLGPPTGIYGGIKFTY
- the pqqA gene encoding pyrroloquinoline quinone precursor peptide PqqA, which translates into the protein MSWSNPVIVEVCVGMEVTCYESAEI
- a CDS encoding response regulator transcription factor; the encoded protein is MRVLIIDDHPMVIEGCRGMLSEQADIEVLEAHDADEALEAFSSGAPDVVVLDINLPGTSGLDLLRRLLKTNPSAKILVFTMNDDPGFAARAIEHGAHGYLTKNEDPRALLKALRAVAAGERYLSNELALKLAFADRERVKNPLDVLSNREIEILRNLAEGKDMAEIAHILKISYKTVANNCILIKRKLGARSKADLVRIAVKNEIAMKFV